A single region of the Drosophila miranda strain MSH22 chromosome 2, D.miranda_PacBio2.1, whole genome shotgun sequence genome encodes:
- the LOC108156617 gene encoding fibroblast growth factor receptor homolog 1, with protein sequence MRQTESESELESASASELQLSAVAYPLAGAAAPERVALRRVQAATKVTKINMLKMDIDSGWSGNINSRGRSRNSRSHIMMRERLVWAVLLFLVLTTPPQIFARRSPASSQELLKDYDSVAGGNRQRSLPEAPTEETNGEEDDKSTVAESPKPAQRRPYWKNLNKMVSLQTKPSGAVFTLNCPALGSPELKLTWFRNDTSEWSRSYGNLKKARWSLTMEDVVPNDSGIYTCQVCNDLGCISHATKLIVSDRVNHKPILITGPANLTLLINGSGHMNCKYLSDLTSKKAWIFVPCQGVTNCSNNRTIYAHDLDRLDFVNVTMEQEGWYTCIESNSLGQSNSTAYLRVVRSLHLLEAGMASGMGRSTGMTAIVIIVIGVLILMCILFGYYAVRKMKHEKLLKQRIETVHQWTKKVIIFKPEGGGDSSGSMDTMIMPVVKIQKQRTTVLQSGNEPAPFNEYEFPLDSNWELPRGQLVLGATLGEGAFGRVVMAEVNSAIVAVKMVKEGHTDDDIASLVREMEVMKIIGRHINIINLLGCCSQSGPLYVIVEYAPHGNLKDFLYKNRPFGREQVDSSQPPPSPPAHVITEKDLIKFAHQIARGMDYLASRRCIHRDLAARNVLVSDDYVLKIADFGLARDIQSTEYYRKNTNGRLPIKWMAPESLQEKFYDSKSDVWSYGILLWEIMTFGAQPYPTIMSAEELYSYLMSGQRMEKPAKCSMNIYILMRQCWHFNADDRPPFTEIVEYMDKLLQAKEDYLDVDIANLDTPPSTSDEEDAESDAEQMLRYHYVTRTPNDH encoded by the coding sequence ATGCGACAAACAGAATCGGAGTCGGAGTTGGAGTCGGCGTCGGCATCGGAGTTGCAGTTGTCTGCTGTCGCCTACCCCTTGGCTGGTGCTGCCGCTccagagcgagtggcacttaGGAGGGTGCAGGCCGCTACAAAAgttacaaaaataaatatgctAAAAATGGATATAGACAGTGGCTGGAGTGGAAACATCAACAGCCgaggcagaagcagaaacaGTCGCTCGCACATCATGATGAGGGAAAGACTTGTCTGGGCCGTGCTGCTTTTCCTAGTTCTAACGACACCGCCACAAATCTTTGCTCGACGATCGCCTGCCAGCTCCCAAGAGCTGCTCAAGGACTACGATAGTGTGGCAGGTGGCAACCGGCAGAGGAGTCTACCGGAAGCACCAACCGAGGAAACCAATGGCGAAGAGGATGACAAGTCCACGGTGGCAGAGAGCCCCAAGCCGGCCCAGAGACGACCCTACTGGAAGAACCTCAACAAGATGGTGTCACTGCAGACCAAACCATCGGGTGCGGTCTTCACACTCAATTGTCCTGCTTTGGGCAGTCCCGAACTGAAGCTCACCTGGTTCCGCAACGATACGAGCGAGTGGTCCAGGAGCTATGGCAATCTCAAGAAGGCACGCTGGTCCCTCACCATGGAGGACGTGGTGCCGAATGATTCGGGGATCTACACCTGCCAGGTGTGCAACGATCTGGGCTGCATCAGTCATGCCACCAAACTGATAGTCAGCGATCGTGTGAATCACAAGCCCATACTGATCACGGGTCCGGCCAATCTGACGCTTCTGATCAACGGCAGCGGGCACATGAACTGCAAGTATCTGTCGGATTTGACCAGCAAAAAGGCCTGGATCTTTGTGCCCTGCCAGGGGGTGACCAACTGTTCGAATAACCGCACCATCTATGCCCACGATCTGGACCGGTTGGACTTCGTGAACGTCACCATGGAGCAGGAGGGCTGGTACACGTGCATCGAGAGCAACAGTCTCGGCCAGTCGAACAGCACCGCCTACCTGCGTGTGGTAAGGAGTCTGCATCTGCTGGAGGCCGGCATGGCCAGTGGCATGGGCCGGAGCACCGGCATGACGGCCATTGTCATTATCGTGATCGGTGTCCTGATCCTCATGTGCATCCTGTTCGGCTACTATGCCGTGCGCAAGATGAAGCACGAGAAGCTGCTCAAGCAGCGCATCGAGACGGTGCATCAGTGGACCAAGAAGGTGATCATCTTCAAGCCCGAGGGCGGCGGCGACTCCAGCGGCTCCATGGACACCATGATCATGCCCGTGGTGAAGATCCAGAAGCAGCGTACCACAGTCCTCCAAAGCGGCAACGAACCGGCGCCCTTCAACGAATACGAATTCCCGCTGGACTCCAACTGGGAGCTGCCCCGAGGACAACTGGTGCTGGGCGCCACTCTGGGTGAGGGCGCCTTTGGCCGCGTGGTCATGGCCGAGGTCAACAGTGCCATTGTGGCCGTCAAAATGGTCAAGGAAGGACACACCGACGATGATATTGCCAGTCTTGTGAGGGAAATGGAGGTGATGAAAATCATAGGCCGTCACATCAACATCATCAATCTCCTGGGCTGCTGCAGCCAGAGCGGACCCCTCTATGTCATCGTGGAATACGCACCGCATGGCAATCTCAAGGACTTCCTCTACAAGAATCGTCCCTTTGGCCGAGAGCAGGTGGACAGCTCACAGCCGCCGCCATCGCCGCCGGCGCATGTCATCACCGAAAAGGATCTGATCAAGTTTGCCCATCAAATCGCCCGTGGCATGGACTACCTGGCCTCGCGTCGCTGCATCCATCGCGATCTGGCCGCACGCAATGTACTCGTCAGCGATGATTATGTCCTGAAGATTGCGGACTTTGGTCTGGCCAGGGATATCCAGAGCACGGAATACTATCGAAAGAACACCAACGGACGGCTGCCGATCAAGTGGATGGCACCCGAATCGCTGCAGGAGAAGTTCTACGATTCGAAGAGCGATGTCTGGTCGTACGGCATACTGTTGTGGGAGATCATGACCTTTGGGGCACAGCCCTATCCCACCATAATGTCCGCCGAAGAGCTCTACAGCTATCTGATGTCCGGCCAGCGTATGGAGAAGCCCGCCAAATGCTCGATGAACATTTACATTCTGATGCGACAGTGCTGGCACTTCAATGCCGACGATCGGCCGCCCTTCACGGAGATTGTCGAGTACATGGACAAGCTGTTGCAGGCCAAGGAGGACTATCTGGATGTGGACATAGCCAATCTGGATACACCGCCCTCCACCAGCGATGAGGAGGACGCGGAATCAGATGCTGAGCAAATGTTGCGATATCATTATGTGACGCGAACACCAAATGATCATTGA